A part of Aegilops tauschii subsp. strangulata cultivar AL8/78 chromosome 2, Aet v6.0, whole genome shotgun sequence genomic DNA contains:
- the LOC109782440 gene encoding uncharacterized protein has product MPGRGGEEGAAVRLARIRKRRALSSSDASNAARRLRSRRPAVLLIRRRREGGAAMSDSSSRSRHCRRHVADGASARRLVTAFWQSDKDRLFGEEHPVLLMDKDAAARRSLVPRSNASTEVSKSSRSRTKIKMFEEAGGRKGSCHNGHGQWLSADVMSNCSAMEIGTHPQDDEEKAIQLKDLYNSLIASKELAKVLAHIWGEVNPSTVSLISALRSELDLARAHVRRLIKEHKAERGEIDGLKKELVEEMEAWKAKQKEKAATALQYIVTELDKEKKSRRRAERAKEKLGAALADAESSLRAASKELERERKCRGKVEKMCGELVRGIGEDRAEVEALKREAEDAQRELEKEREMLHLADEWREQRVQMKLLEARLQFEEKNSALTQLHDELQACLDAKKGQAPEKTDQMQSTRASENGGAASGPVPAPDNAGDGGFSEDCDSEGSDMHSIELNVDGNGNLHTWSYTPSSRRDQRVGASMHGSLPEDRRMDDAGSRGAGGFDRKTFRETDDALEGDWADGCSHGVLNFDHDEERYQAIKDLREQMLAGSGLLMSQGRETAQSQYCIL; this is encoded by the exons ATGCCGGGTCGCGGCGGGGAGGAGGGCGCGGCGGTGAGGCTGGCCAGGATCCGCAAGCGCCGCGCGCTCTCGTCCTCCGACGCCTCCAACGCGGCGAGGAGACTCCGCTCCAGGAGGCCCGCGGTGCTGCTGATACGCAGGAGGAGAGAAGGAGGCGCGGCCATGTCGGACTCGTCGTCCCGGAGCCGGCATTGCCGTCGCCACGTCGCCGACGGCGCGTCGGCGAGGAGGCTCGTCACCGCCTTCTGGCAGTCAGACAAGGACAGGCTGTTCGGGGAGGAGCATCCTGTCCTGCTCATGGACAAGGACGCGGCGGCGCGCCGGAGCCTGGTTCCTCGGAGCAACGCCTCCACGGAG GTTTCCAAGAGCTCAAGAAGCAGGACCAAAATCAAAATGTTTGAGGAGGCTGGTGGCCGGAAGGGGAGCTGCCACAACGGCCATGGACAGTGGCTTTCAGCAGATGTCATGAGCAACTGCAGCGCAATGGAG ATTGGTACACACCCTCAAGATGATGAAGAGAAAGCAATCCAGCTGAAGGATCTGTATAACAGCTTGATTGCGTCCAAGGAGCTCGCCAAGGTGCTAGCACACATCTGGGGAGAAGTGAACCCATCAACCGTCTCACTCATCTCCGCACTGCGTTCCGAGCTCGATCTTGCGCGCGCCCACGTGCGACGGCTCATCAAGGAGCACAAAGCTGAGCGCGGCGAAATCGACGGCCTGAAGAAGGAGCTCGTGGAGGAAATGGAGGCCTGGAAGGCCAAGCAGAAGGAGAAGGCCGCGACCGCTCTGCAGTACATCGTCACGGAGCTGGACAAGGAGAAGAAGTCGAGGAGAAGAGCAGAGAGGGCCAAGGAGAAGCTCGGCGCGGCATTGGCCGACGCCGAGTCCTCGCTACGCGCGGCCAGCAAAGAGCTGGAGAGGGAAAGGAAGTGCAGAGGGAAGGTGGAGAAGATGTGCGGCGAGCTCGTGAGAGGCATCGGCGAGGACAGGGCCGAGGTGGAGGCGCTCAAAAGAGAAGCTGAGGACGCGCAACGGGAGCTTGAGAAAGAGCGGGAGATGCTCCATCTCGCGGACGAGTGGCGCGAGCAGCGGGTCCAGATGAAGCTGCTGGAGGCGCGGCTTCAGTTCGAGGAGAAGAACTCGGCGCTCACTCAGCTGCACGACGAGCTGCAGGCGTGTCTGGATGCCAAGAAGGGCCAGGCGCCTGAGAAAACCGATCAGATGCAGTCAACCCGTGCGTCTGAAAATGGAGGCGCTGCCTCTGGCCCTGTTCCAGCTCCGGACAATGCCGGTGACGGAGGATTCAGTGAGGATTGCGACTCGGAAGGGAGTGACATGCACTCGATCGAACTGAACGTCGACGGCAACGGCAATTTGCATACCTGGAGCTACACTCCTTCGTCGAGGCGCGACCAGAGAGTGGGTGCGTCGATGCATGGATCGTTGCCGGAGGACAGACGGATGGATGATGCCGGCTCGCGCGGCGCCGGCGGCTTCGACCGGAAAACGTTCCGGGAGACGGATGATGCGCTGGAGGGGGACTGGGCAGATGGGTGCAGCCACGGAGTGCTCAACTTTGATCATGATGAGGAGAGGTACCAGGCGATCAAGGATCTCAGGGAGCAGATGCTGGCTGGATCTGGACTCCTCATGTCACAGGGCAGAGAAACTGCTCAAAGTCAGTACTGCATCTTGTGA